From a region of the Methanolobus tindarius DSM 2278 genome:
- a CDS encoding NAD(P)/FAD-dependent oxidoreductase produces MDADIIVIGASPAGVMAARNASAKGCKVILLDKKEAVGVPTHPANTFFKGMFDRTGEEVDQSYVVKNLKGAYIIAPSGKNVIFEGDAYFLDRKKFDEFYIKQAKDAGADVRFGIEVLNVLKNDDGFIVSTSKGKIKCKLVIVSDGINSRVAALLGMKPIKHTQDIAWSLEAEIEAEGIGEPDYFEYYVGNHAPGWKSTYSPCGGNRATLGMYVRRHGTDVSDFFDAWLEKFKELKGLDDVKIISKSTGGDPIVAIPGELVADGVMIVGGSAAQSGIGYGMHAGQMCGDVAADAIAKGNTSKNFLSEYQRRWNAAYRTEYHLGRFAMETLRKMTDKEIDGMMEVFEGEDLKVLSGTPFNQALQVSKMILKNNPSSILSYRAVFRNK; encoded by the coding sequence ATGGATGCAGATATCATAGTAATAGGAGCTTCCCCTGCGGGAGTCATGGCAGCCAGAAATGCATCGGCAAAAGGCTGCAAAGTTATTCTCCTGGATAAAAAGGAAGCAGTGGGAGTGCCCACTCATCCTGCAAACACATTTTTCAAAGGAATGTTTGACAGGACAGGGGAAGAAGTAGACCAGAGTTATGTAGTTAAGAACCTCAAAGGTGCCTATATCATCGCACCTTCCGGGAAGAATGTGATTTTTGAAGGAGATGCTTATTTCCTTGACAGGAAGAAGTTCGATGAATTCTATATTAAGCAGGCCAAAGATGCAGGTGCAGATGTTCGCTTCGGTATTGAAGTTCTCAATGTTCTCAAAAATGATGATGGCTTCATTGTAAGCACATCAAAAGGCAAGATTAAGTGTAAACTCGTCATTGTTTCTGATGGAATCAACTCAAGGGTCGCTGCACTTCTTGGTATGAAGCCAATTAAACACACTCAGGATATTGCCTGGTCACTTGAGGCTGAGATTGAGGCAGAAGGCATCGGTGAACCGGATTACTTTGAATATTATGTAGGAAACCATGCTCCTGGGTGGAAATCCACATATTCTCCTTGTGGTGGCAACAGAGCTACACTTGGAATGTATGTGCGCAGGCATGGTACAGATGTTTCAGACTTTTTCGATGCATGGCTTGAAAAGTTCAAGGAACTCAAAGGTCTTGATGACGTAAAGATCATAAGCAAATCCACCGGTGGCGATCCTATTGTTGCAATTCCCGGTGAGCTTGTGGCTGACGGCGTGATGATAGTCGGCGGTTCAGCAGCACAGTCCGGAATTGGCTATGGAATGCATGCAGGACAGATGTGCGGTGATGTTGCAGCAGATGCTATAGCAAAGGGTAACACATCGAAAAACTTCCTGTCCGAATACCAAAGACGCTGGAATGCAGCTTACAGGACGGAATACCATCTTGGAAGATTCGCCATGGAAACTCTCAGGAAGATGACTGACAAGGAAATCGATGGGATGATGGAAGTCTTTGAAGGTGAGGATTTGAAAGTTCTTAGCGGAACACCTTTTAACCAGGCGTTACAGGTATCAAAGATGATACTGAAAAATAATCCATCTTCTATATTATCATACAGGGCAGTTTTCAGGAACAAATAG
- the serB gene encoding phosphoserine phosphatase SerB has product MDSTLIDAETIDELAEAAGVGDEVAAITERAMHGELDFSEALQQRVRLLKGLSLESANEALAKMPFMPGAKELVSYLKSRGYKTAMISGGFTIAADRVGETLGMDHVVSNELLTDNGCLTGEVRGPLTDQGSKEFVLEEISGKYGIKPDECIVVGDGANDICIFKKAKYAIAFNSKPILREHANIVITEKNLEAVIPVVQSLDSE; this is encoded by the coding sequence ATGGACAGCACCCTTATTGATGCTGAAACCATTGACGAGCTAGCAGAAGCCGCAGGAGTGGGAGACGAAGTAGCCGCCATAACTGAAAGAGCAATGCATGGGGAACTTGACTTTTCCGAAGCTCTTCAGCAAAGAGTCAGGCTTCTTAAAGGACTGTCACTTGAAAGTGCAAATGAGGCTCTTGCCAAAATGCCTTTCATGCCAGGTGCGAAAGAACTGGTTTCTTACCTGAAATCCCGAGGTTATAAAACCGCAATGATCTCAGGCGGCTTTACAATAGCTGCTGACCGTGTTGGAGAGACACTGGGAATGGATCATGTGGTTTCAAACGAGCTTCTTACGGATAATGGTTGTCTTACAGGAGAGGTTAGAGGTCCGCTGACAGATCAAGGCTCTAAAGAGTTTGTTCTGGAAGAGATTTCTGGAAAATATGGGATAAAACCTGATGAATGTATAGTAGTTGGCGATGGTGCCAATGACATATGTATATTCAAAAAGGCAAAATATGCCATTGCATTTAATTCCAAACCTATCCTGCGTGAACATGCCAATATTGTCATTACAGAGAAGAATCTTGAGGCAGTAATACCGGTTGTCCAGTCACTGGACAGCGAGTGA
- a CDS encoding TrkH family potassium uptake protein, giving the protein MYELHTPVHIKAVAKYMGYYLLAFSFVLVVPMIVAIIFHNFQATGYYGVTAIAAFVLGSFIYRTLPDYELETKEALIIVALVFPISAFLSAIPMSLSTGMPFFDAYFESVSAVTTTGLSVAPADVGPVFFFARSWGQWVGGIGIILIVLSVLIRPGTTAFRMYKANYGDMKIKPTVISTTRTLGKVYVVITLVSIVLLLLSGMSLFDSICHAFCCVSTGGFSTQTASIGAYNGNLIPTAISISCILGAISFVLYPYLLKKPQKFIRDKELKYFLSVLVFGSIVFALTLSRENFEYAAIKDNLFQIISAITTAGFSTFDLSILSEASKAVLIFIMWIGGCMGSTAGGIKVFRLLLLFKVVHNVLVRLFLPRETITPIKIEEHIIESEEIYNLVTFMLLYTLILVASAFIFMLYGVDTITSVFEASSALSTVGLSAGATSAAMPAMLKAVLIVDMLFGRIEIIPLILLFMPGTWIKRKRKTKRIVRT; this is encoded by the coding sequence ATGTACGAACTACATACCCCTGTTCATATCAAGGCTGTAGCCAAGTACATGGGTTATTATCTTCTGGCTTTTTCATTTGTTCTTGTTGTTCCGATGATTGTAGCAATCATATTTCATAATTTCCAGGCTACAGGATATTATGGAGTTACTGCAATAGCTGCTTTTGTTCTGGGTTCCTTCATTTACCGCACTCTACCGGACTATGAGCTTGAAACAAAAGAGGCACTGATCATTGTAGCTCTGGTATTCCCTATTTCTGCATTCTTAAGCGCCATACCTATGTCACTGTCAACGGGCATGCCGTTCTTTGATGCTTACTTTGAAAGTGTCTCTGCCGTTACTACAACCGGACTCAGTGTTGCTCCTGCTGACGTCGGTCCTGTTTTTTTCTTTGCACGCTCATGGGGGCAATGGGTTGGAGGTATAGGAATTATCCTGATTGTGCTTTCAGTCCTGATTAGGCCAGGAACGACGGCTTTCAGGATGTATAAAGCCAATTATGGAGACATGAAAATAAAACCAACTGTAATATCAACAACCCGTACACTTGGCAAGGTTTACGTTGTCATAACACTTGTTTCCATAGTATTGCTGCTACTCAGTGGAATGTCACTTTTTGATTCAATTTGTCACGCCTTCTGCTGCGTATCAACGGGTGGATTTTCAACACAAACTGCCAGTATAGGTGCTTACAATGGAAATTTGATACCCACTGCCATTAGTATTTCGTGTATACTAGGAGCTATTAGTTTCGTACTCTACCCATATCTGTTGAAAAAACCACAGAAGTTTATCAGAGATAAAGAACTGAAATATTTCCTGTCAGTCCTAGTATTTGGTTCAATTGTATTTGCTTTGACATTATCCAGAGAGAATTTTGAATATGCAGCAATCAAAGACAATTTATTCCAGATTATCTCTGCAATTACAACTGCGGGTTTCTCTACTTTTGACCTGTCAATCCTGTCGGAAGCATCAAAGGCAGTACTGATATTTATTATGTGGATAGGAGGCTGTATGGGATCAACTGCTGGTGGAATTAAAGTTTTCAGGCTACTTTTGCTCTTCAAGGTAGTACATAATGTGCTTGTAAGATTATTCCTTCCAAGAGAGACTATTACTCCCATAAAGATAGAAGAACACATAATCGAAAGTGAGGAGATATACAATCTGGTGACATTTATGCTGCTTTACACACTTATACTTGTAGCTTCAGCATTCATATTCATGCTTTATGGAGTGGATACCATTACATCTGTTTTTGAAGCATCAAGTGCACTTAGCACAGTAGGGCTTTCTGCAGGAGCCACCAGTGCTGCAATGCCAGCAATGCTAAAAGCAGTACTTATTGTTGATATGTTGTTTGGCAGAATTGAAATCATACCATTGATACTGCTGTTTATGCCGGGAACATGGATTAAAAGAAAAAGGAAAACTAAGAGGATTGTGAGAACATGA
- a CDS encoding potassium channel family protein, which translates to MRVIVVGAGSLGILLTKNMIDQGKEVILIEKDETIAKELAETLDCTVINAEGTRPDILEKADLPSADAIVACTSNDQNNILIGLIARDAKVGKIILKIDDKQFMDVANKLGFYYMINPSSISSRYIADVLRGINTMELSNLVRSEVRFMGIVATESVIDKKLSEITLPDDSAFIGIYRKSDFILAEKDPKLREKDEVIIVTKADFIPDVNEAMGRNVDN; encoded by the coding sequence ATGAGAGTTATCGTTGTAGGTGCGGGTTCACTTGGGATACTTCTGACAAAGAATATGATCGATCAGGGAAAAGAAGTCATACTTATTGAGAAAGATGAAACAATAGCTAAAGAACTTGCTGAAACTCTTGATTGTACTGTAATAAATGCAGAGGGTACAAGACCTGATATTCTGGAAAAAGCGGATCTTCCCAGTGCTGATGCTATTGTTGCCTGTACCAGTAATGATCAGAACAATATCCTTATTGGTTTAATTGCCAGGGATGCAAAAGTTGGGAAGATTATACTGAAAATAGACGATAAACAATTTATGGATGTTGCCAATAAGCTTGGATTTTACTATATGATTAATCCTTCAAGCATTTCATCCAGATACATTGCAGATGTGCTTAGAGGAATTAACACTATGGAGCTGAGTAATCTGGTACGCTCAGAAGTTAGGTTTATGGGAATTGTGGCAACTGAAAGTGTGATTGATAAAAAATTGTCGGAGATAACGTTGCCTGATGATAGTGCATTCATTGGAATTTACCGAAAGAGTGATTTCATCCTTGCAGAAAAAGATCCAAAACTCAGGGAAAAGGATGAAGTTATTATTGTTACAAAAGCAGATTTTATTCCTGATGTAAACGAAGCAATGGGTAGAAATGTGGATAATTAA
- the tgtA gene encoding tRNA guanosine(15) transglycosylase TgtA — protein sequence MSQFDIIHKDAAGRIGKLTTPHGVVETPTVMPVINPNIQTIKPSEMKDFGAEILITNSYIIYRKDELREKALKDGLHALLDYDGPIMTDSGSFQLSVYGEVEVTNQEIINFQQKIGTDIGVPLDIPTHPDVTYEKAKEDMDITIERLKEARGLVKEGGMLLAGPVQGATYKDLREDCARELSDVGFDVYPFGAVVPLMEAYRYSDLVDVIASAKKGLDPVAPVHLFGAGHPMMFALAVALGCDLFDSAAYALYAKDRRYITSRGTYHIDKLKYLPCSCPVCMAHTAEELKKAHNCTELLARHNLYVTFEEMREVKQAIWEGNLLELVEQRCRSHPRMLEALKQMTNYSSWLEECDPSSKSTFFYCGPESAKRPEVLRFTKQLERLTIKGSVLIRPYPTKKDKEYDNVMVFKAPFGSYPQDLAEVYPFNAEVVRTPDYESLETAFLNTIKLIELNPEATYTFLMRESFVHPLVEKLSKMDNVTVVPPKSE from the coding sequence ATGTCACAATTCGATATTATACACAAGGATGCGGCAGGCCGTATCGGCAAACTCACAACGCCGCACGGTGTGGTGGAAACTCCTACCGTAATGCCTGTTATCAATCCAAATATCCAGACCATAAAACCTTCCGAAATGAAGGATTTTGGTGCTGAGATCCTTATTACTAATTCCTATATTATCTACCGTAAAGACGAGTTAAGGGAAAAAGCTCTCAAAGACGGTTTGCATGCATTACTCGATTATGACGGTCCAATCATGACCGACTCGGGTTCTTTCCAGTTATCAGTATATGGAGAAGTTGAAGTCACAAATCAGGAAATTATCAATTTCCAGCAAAAGATAGGAACTGATATCGGTGTTCCTCTGGATATTCCAACACATCCTGATGTCACTTATGAGAAAGCAAAGGAAGATATGGATATCACAATAGAGCGTCTCAAGGAAGCAAGAGGACTTGTGAAAGAAGGCGGTATGCTCCTTGCCGGTCCTGTTCAGGGTGCTACTTACAAAGACCTTCGTGAAGATTGTGCCCGTGAACTTTCAGATGTCGGTTTTGATGTTTATCCATTTGGTGCAGTAGTTCCACTCATGGAAGCTTATCGCTATTCAGACCTTGTGGATGTAATCGCTTCAGCCAAAAAAGGTCTGGACCCGGTAGCACCTGTTCACCTTTTCGGTGCCGGTCATCCAATGATGTTTGCACTTGCTGTTGCTCTTGGATGTGATCTTTTTGATTCTGCAGCCTATGCACTTTATGCAAAAGATAGACGTTACATCACTTCAAGAGGCACCTATCATATAGACAAGCTCAAGTACCTGCCGTGTTCCTGTCCTGTATGTATGGCACACACAGCAGAGGAGCTTAAAAAAGCTCACAACTGCACTGAACTTCTGGCAAGACACAATCTCTATGTTACATTTGAGGAAATGCGCGAGGTCAAGCAGGCTATCTGGGAAGGAAACCTTCTGGAACTTGTAGAACAGCGCTGCCGTTCACACCCAAGAATGCTGGAAGCCTTAAAGCAAATGACCAATTATTCCTCATGGCTGGAAGAATGCGATCCTTCATCTAAGTCCACTTTCTTCTATTGCGGTCCTGAATCTGCAAAGAGACCTGAGGTTCTTCGTTTCACCAAACAGCTTGAAAGACTCACCATCAAAGGTTCAGTGCTTATCAGGCCATATCCAACAAAGAAGGACAAAGAGTACGATAATGTCATGGTGTTCAAAGCACCGTTTGGTTCCTATCCGCAGGATCTTGCAGAGGTGTATCCTTTCAATGCAGAAGTTGTAAGGACTCCTGACTATGAATCCCTGGAAACTGCTTTCCTTAATACTATAAAGCTGATTGAGTTGAATCCTGAGGCAACCTACACTTTCCTGATGAGAGAAAGTTTTGTCCATCCTCTGGTTGAGAAACTTAGCAAGATGGACAACGTAACAGTAGTTCCACCGAAGAGCGAATAA
- a CDS encoding UbiA prenyltransferase family protein — protein MVSTSGSKTRNPYLEMLRPEISDMDLALPAASALLASYLVTGGFPGLIPFIIAVIGGYAAITSSYVYNDCCDIDIDAINLPDRPLVANKLKRNQALKYAGLLFLVASAAALYLNPESFVVLVIAVVTISIYSKLAKRMTFLSFVPVGIAYGLVPIGIWLAFDPAGFLKTPDYGSILPLPAIFLGLMMCFTDWGFTLSGVARDVEGDRARGAPTFPVTFGIPATSKFVTFMWTVGVIASVAIGITAEIGPIYFAGALLAGGWMLIQSFDFIKNPTEERGGRLFLQGSRYRGIMFGSLILDVILCILVPAYSGILW, from the coding sequence TTGGTTTCCACTTCAGGCTCTAAAACACGAAATCCTTATCTTGAGATGTTAAGGCCGGAAATATCTGACATGGACTTAGCCCTGCCTGCAGCCAGCGCTTTACTTGCATCTTATCTGGTTACCGGTGGTTTTCCCGGACTAATACCGTTCATCATAGCTGTGATTGGTGGGTATGCGGCAATCACCAGTTCATATGTTTACAACGATTGCTGCGATATTGATATCGATGCCATAAATCTGCCAGATAGGCCGCTTGTAGCTAATAAACTCAAAAGGAATCAGGCCCTGAAGTATGCAGGACTCTTATTTTTAGTTGCCAGTGCAGCCGCTCTTTATCTTAATCCAGAATCATTTGTGGTTCTTGTGATTGCTGTTGTAACCATCAGTATATACTCAAAACTCGCAAAAAGAATGACATTTTTGAGTTTTGTTCCTGTGGGAATTGCATACGGACTTGTGCCCATTGGTATATGGCTTGCTTTTGATCCCGCAGGGTTCCTGAAAACACCTGATTACGGTTCAATACTTCCACTTCCTGCGATATTCCTTGGTCTGATGATGTGTTTCACAGACTGGGGATTCACACTCTCAGGTGTGGCAAGGGATGTAGAAGGTGACAGGGCCAGAGGAGCACCAACATTCCCGGTGACATTCGGTATTCCTGCAACATCAAAATTCGTTACATTCATGTGGACAGTAGGTGTTATTGCTTCCGTTGCAATTGGAATTACTGCAGAGATCGGTCCTATATACTTTGCAGGTGCACTGCTTGCAGGCGGGTGGATGCTCATCCAATCATTTGATTTCATAAAGAACCCAACAGAAGAGCGTGGGGGAAGACTTTTCCTTCAGGGCTCAAGATACAGAGGAATAATGTTTGGTTCTCTCATACTCGATGTAATACTTTGCATACTCGTACCGGCTTATTCCGGAATCTTATGGTAA
- a CDS encoding radical SAM/SPASM domain-containing protein, whose translation MKPKYYFYKNPVFKVYAQVENNRVRMKTSGIASSIMGSFIADMMEIFEDTKPSKVEKDKLIYSTWMPPIPSKAFDRLVSSQMKAMRGKYVPEQITISITEECPNRCLHCALPDTKNKARLDPDTVKSVIDQTIDLGTTLIIFDGGEPLLYDGLEDLISYVDQSRAIPGLFTSGVGMTPERAKSLKNAGLSMLSVSFDSANEEGHDYMRGRPGVFKEAVNALKNGLDAGLLVGIYVVLSPRNVDELDDFYELAKELGVHELSFYEIVPTGRWQGHEGEVITPEHIKKFDDFVERTSHAEGPRVFPIPQIIRKMGCFAGRKWLHVTPEGNVLPCACMPKPYGNVHEESLASIWKKIYTDPVFCSGPCLMRDSSFRINHLGLER comes from the coding sequence ATGAAACCAAAATATTATTTCTATAAGAATCCGGTTTTCAAGGTATATGCCCAGGTTGAAAACAACCGGGTAAGGATGAAGACCTCAGGTATTGCATCATCTATTATGGGTTCTTTTATAGCGGATATGATGGAAATATTCGAGGATACAAAACCATCCAAGGTTGAAAAGGATAAACTCATCTATTCAACATGGATGCCTCCAATTCCAAGCAAGGCTTTTGACAGGCTTGTTTCAAGCCAGATGAAGGCCATGAGGGGAAAATATGTTCCTGAACAAATTACAATTTCAATTACGGAAGAATGTCCGAACAGGTGTCTTCACTGCGCTCTTCCTGACACTAAGAATAAAGCAAGGCTGGATCCAGATACTGTGAAAAGTGTTATTGACCAGACAATCGACCTTGGTACCACGCTTATTATTTTTGATGGAGGCGAACCACTTCTTTACGATGGCCTTGAAGATCTTATCAGCTATGTAGACCAGTCACGTGCAATACCAGGTCTTTTTACATCAGGTGTTGGAATGACTCCTGAGCGTGCAAAGAGTCTCAAAAATGCAGGTCTTTCCATGCTAAGTGTGAGCTTTGACAGTGCTAATGAAGAAGGACACGACTATATGCGTGGCAGACCGGGTGTTTTTAAGGAAGCTGTAAATGCTCTTAAAAATGGACTTGATGCAGGCCTGCTGGTTGGAATTTATGTAGTTCTTTCACCACGCAACGTTGATGAACTTGACGATTTCTATGAGCTTGCAAAGGAACTTGGAGTACACGAATTATCTTTCTATGAGATCGTTCCAACAGGCAGGTGGCAAGGCCATGAGGGGGAAGTAATTACTCCGGAACATATCAAAAAATTCGATGATTTTGTTGAAAGAACATCCCATGCAGAAGGTCCTCGTGTATTCCCGATTCCTCAGATTATCAGGAAAATGGGATGTTTTGCAGGAAGAAAATGGCTCCATGTTACTCCGGAAGGGAATGTACTTCCATGCGCATGCATGCCAAAACCATATGGTAATGTTCACGAAGAAAGTCTTGCATCCATATGGAAAAAGATATACACTGATCCTGTATTCTGCTCTGGTCCATGTCTGATGCGTGATTCTTCATTCAGGATTAATCATCTTGGTCTTGAGCGCTGA
- a CDS encoding coiled-coil protein: MIKELNEKKTELKNLSEEYKKKRNELNAEASTLAAKRNELNKKTKDLINEAQEYKVLRDENNEKVKENKALRDEVNNKANEVFAKIDQIRNENNLGGPSIKDIRKEIDRLEFAQQTEVLTTNKERELVNKITELQKQYVVKKQQLESNDELKNLLTEAQEIRDEASTYHTTLSEYAQKAQEYHDKMITTFKEADKVRAESDAAHKEFVHFQEKADEQHKLFITAQKEIRDIDKELRKLKKGDVDGKKEASRAEARKDAEDIFDKFKSGEKLTMENLMAIQRSGVLK, from the coding sequence GTGATTAAAGAACTGAACGAAAAGAAGACAGAGCTTAAGAACCTGTCTGAAGAATATAAGAAGAAACGTAACGAACTCAACGCAGAAGCAAGTACACTCGCAGCAAAGCGTAATGAGCTGAACAAAAAGACTAAAGACCTTATCAATGAAGCACAGGAATACAAGGTGCTCCGTGACGAGAACAACGAGAAGGTAAAGGAAAACAAAGCACTCCGTGATGAGGTCAACAACAAGGCTAACGAAGTATTTGCCAAGATAGACCAGATACGCAATGAAAACAACCTTGGTGGTCCTTCTATCAAAGATATCCGCAAGGAGATCGACAGGCTGGAATTTGCACAGCAGACAGAAGTCCTTACAACCAACAAGGAAAGAGAGCTGGTCAATAAAATTACTGAACTCCAGAAACAGTATGTTGTAAAGAAACAGCAGCTTGAAAGCAACGATGAGCTCAAGAACCTGCTGACTGAAGCACAGGAGATCAGGGACGAGGCATCCACCTATCACACTACACTTTCAGAATACGCACAGAAGGCACAGGAATATCACGACAAGATGATCACCACCTTCAAAGAGGCTGACAAGGTCCGTGCAGAATCTGATGCTGCTCACAAAGAATTCGTTCACTTCCAGGAAAAGGCTGATGAACAGCACAAACTTTTCATCACAGCCCAGAAAGAAATCCGTGATATCGACAAGGAACTCCGCAAACTCAAGAAGGGAGATGTCGATGGTAAGAAAGAGGCTTCAAGGGCAGAGGCGCGCAAGGATGCAGAAGACATCTTTGACAAGTTCAAGTCCGGCGAAAAGCTCACCATGGAGAATCTGATGGCAATCCAGAGATCTGGAGTCCTGAAATAA